The Lathyrus oleraceus cultivar Zhongwan6 chromosome 5, CAAS_Psat_ZW6_1.0, whole genome shotgun sequence genome includes the window tggattttttggaaaggtgagaccaaggggaaaaactttcatgtaaaacacttttccatttgaagcttgggttatgattaattttgaggtggaagtttgtaaaatcaaacatatttgaaaattttctaagtaccaagtcaaatgttcacttcttccacctagaataactttttctatgggcttaaaatggaaaatgttccttcataaaagttgtagctctttcaaatgtcttaaatttggtcacaaattttacctcatttggatttatcatgaaggagttatacattttaggAGTTGAGGAAAATTTCTTGTTCAATGATAATcgcccaaaaggacctataatctttcctcttagcacatgcccttgcaagttgaatttgaagttattcaaagaataaaagttgtataGGACATATTGAAATTTATCATTAAACTTTtatggccttcatctcataaaatatgagcaagttatggtccttagaagttgacctcctaactagggttcagacaaaatgacctataatctttcaccataaaaaatgactttccaagcaaaaatagattttgacctcaacatgaaagttgtttggaatgtcataaggagtaacttttctattgtgatcattttcatatgacaaatattgtaggatataggttctagtgaaccccagttttgactagttgacttcctctggtcaaccaccatgaaccaacttgcaaacttgaagttctcttgatatcTTGGACTCATAGAGGATAATATATGTACAAGATATtgtataatgaagtataccttgaaataatttgattaaatgttgaagaaacttgttgaggaagtcacacaagatacccatatgagTTAGGGattccaaggcaaacaagcttcaaactcttgatgaactcttgatacaaatgataaatgaagatcatggggacccatatatgatgtatatAACCAATGTTaaccatatcttgattgatctccttgcattgagggtctcaaaccctatatgtgagcttgatggggcattggtggatgcacacactacctacaaaagaaacaaagctatacatagacatatttttggtattttggttagaaaataatgaaaaacaaagtatgatacaatcaaatatgcttggtgatctctcccaatgcaaacccaatgaatgagggtgaagaggatgccaaggtgtgatctcaatgccaatgtaaatgatgagataacatgagggatctttgggtcaaaattagggtcttacaacatGGCATTGAGTATAATTTCTCCGCTCCTATAACTCCACAAAAAATGGTGTTATGGAGTGGACAAATTGTGTTTTAGAGGAGTTAGTTAGAACTATGCTCAATGAAGTTAATCTACCTAATCATTTATGGGTCGATTCCATTAGCACGACATGTTATGTCTTGAATAGGATACTAATACATCATATTTTAGACAAAACTCCCTATTAATTGCTTAAGGGTGGGAAACCTAATTTGTCACaccttcatgtttttagatgcaagTGTTTTTTTTTAAACAATGGAAAGGATAATCTAGGTAAGTTTGATGTGAAAGTTGATGAGGGTGTCTTCCTCGGATTCTAACAATCTAAAAAAGCttatagggtttataacaaaTGATTACTTATTATTGAAGAGTCGGTTCATGTTACATTTAACGAGTCTTACCCAAAAAATGTTGGGAAAGGTGTTTCTTTTTATGATGTAGGTGTATCTTCACAAGATATTCTCAAGGATAAAAAAAAGGAATTGATCAACCTAAAGTGTTGGAATATAAGAAAGAAGAAGATAACAATTGTGAAGAGGAGAAGGTTGAAAGTTCAACTGCATTGGACAATCTACCTCTGGCTTGAAGAACATCCAAATATCATCCTATGGACAACATGCTTTGAGATATCACGAAAGGCGCGACAACACGCTCCAATataagtaatttttgttatcaCTTTGGTTCGTTTCACAAGTTGAACCTAAAAACGTTAAAGATGCATTACTTTATGAGCATTGGCTTATGTCCATGCAAGATGAACTAAACCAAATTAAAAGAAATGATGTTTGAGACCATGTCCCTCATCCCAGAAATCATCAAGTAATTGGTATTAGATGGGTCTTTAGACACAAGCTTGATGAAAACAGAGTGTTAACTCGGAATAAAGCCCGACTAGTGGCTCAAGGttataaccaagaggagggcattGACTATGAGGAGACTTATGATTTGGTTGCTCACCTAGAGGCTATAATCCTTATACTAGCTTATGCTTGCTTCAAAGATATCAATTTATTTCAAATGGCCATGAAAAATATGTTCCTTAATGACTATATTAATGAGGAAGTGTATGTCGCTCAACCTTCCGGTTTTGAAAATAACGAGTATCCtaatcatgtttacaaactaaaaagagctttgtatggtcagaaacaagcacctagggcttggtatgagtGACTTAGTAAGTTTTTAATCCATCAAGGATACTCTAGGGGAAAGGTAGATACTACACTTCTCATTAAACATCGAGGAAAGCATACTCTtctagttcaagtttatgtagatgatatcatttttTGATCCTCTAACTTGCAACTCGTCAAGGAGTATTCTAAACTTATGTAGGgagagtttgagatgagtcttatggAGGAGTTGAGTTACTTCCTTCGTATTCAAATCAAGAAACTCAATGAAGGGACATTTATGTGTCAAACCAAATATTGCAACGAACTACTAAAAAGGTTTGGTATGGAAGATGCAAAGTCGAATGACACTTCAATGCCTACAAATGGAAACTTGGAAAGGAATGAGAATGGTAAGGATGTTGATGTGAAGAAGTATAGAGGTATGGTTGGTTCTCTTCTATATCTCACTTCATTTAGGACATATATTATGTTTAGCATGTGTATGTGCACTCATTATCAATCCGCTCCTAAGGAATCCTATTTAAAAGCCGTAAGACGCATTATTAGGTATCTTCATGGTACTTCtaagtataggttttattattcTAACGAAAACGATTGTAATTTGGTTGGTTATACTGATTCTAATTTTTTTGGTTGTAAATCGGATAGAAAGAGTACTAGTGGAACTTGCCACATGTTCTCGAATTCCTTAGTAAGTTGGCATAACAAGAAACAGGTTTTCGTTGTTTTGTCAACTGACGAGGTGGAATATGTAGTGGCTGGTAGTTGTTGTGAtcaaattttgtggctcaaacaaAAACTACTCGGTTTTGATATTAAACTATAACATATTCCTATTATGTGCAACGACACTAGTGCTATTAATCTAACCAAAAATCTGGTGCTACACTCTCGCGCTAAGCATATTGAGATTCGTCACCACTTCTTACGTGACCATGTTGAGAAAGgagacgttgtatttgagcatgttgatagaAGAAATCAACTTACGAATATCTTTACAAAACCTCTTGCGACCGAACCATTTTTCAACATTTGAAGGGAATTGGGGATACTTGATATCTCAAATCTTAACTAAATATGATTTGTTGCATGCACTTTATATACTTTTACTCTAACTCTTCTTGGAAGTTCAATTACGTAAAAATGCATCCGTCATTAATTCATTACCGAGGTAATATTGTTCCATTTTCCTTTTTCTCTTTTTGTAAGTaagcttttacttttgcatgtTGTTTATGTTCCAAATGATTGATATTCTTGATGTATGAAATAGTTCGTCAATGTTCACTTCCAAAATTTTCTATTGATGTATATCAATTTATATGATTATAGTTGAAGTTAGAGGAAATATATCTGAACGCAACgcatgctcgaacatacaacagagtcgccatcgaactttatttattcccgaaggaaagggaaaacatcgataaaacccgggggaaagagatatgctgggtaaggaagtcggttatgcaaggggaacatattagcacccctaacatccatgggaaccattttgatttTTCTTGCTCGAATGGatgttatatctaaagattactcacaGAAGAATGAGGGAAAGAGAAAAATAAATAGATAGAGTGTTTGGTGATGATtgggccctcatgcctacgtatcctcatagtgcaatgaaAAGAATTGTGATAACTGTATGGTCTAAACCAAAAGGTTATATGATCTGAACTTCGACAAGGGGTGAAAATATGAACCCAAGggtaaaactggtatgaaccaacaagtgaggggcctaaggcatagtgtcactgtattggaataaccaAAAATAAAGAGCATTGCCTGTATACAGCTGCAAAGTAAGTAAGAATATATTCGTTTAAGCAACAAGAGGACTAACAAGACAAAAAAATCGACTATTGGTTCACAAAGAGatacaagatggagctcaaaAAGATAATGTAGTCGGCTCAAAGAGTAGGGTATATCACATGAAatgaatgaaggtagaatatgaatgtaGGTCGTGATTAATGATCCATGGAGATGAATGAGGAGATGCCCTAAGGCAGGAGGAATAAATAAGTATACTCGCGGAGAATCTgaacctcctgcctacgtattcttatagtgcaataaggaagtcagacCTTTCGTAATTCAACCTACTATGTCTGAAACAAAAGAGAATATTAATTGCCAAGGGGCAAGATAGGTTGCTTAACAAGCAAAAGTGTAGTACCACCCAATAATGGTGATCAACCACAAGGACAAATGAGATATGATTGGCTTATACACGAGAGGATTTATAAGGCGAGAGATTCGTCTAAGCATgagaggtcttataagacgaGTAATGACTAAGGAAAGATTGGCCTACACACGAGAGAATTTACAAGGCAATAGATTTGTCTAAGTACGAGAGGTTTTATCATACGAAtaatgattatgaaatgattgGCATATACACGGGAGGATTTACAAGGCAAGCAGTGAATAGGGTTTTGCCAAAGCACAAGAGGACTAACAAGGCAAATACTGTTTAAATAGAGTGGGCCTAAGCACAAGAGGTCTGACAAGGCTCATAATGATTGAATAGGATTCAAAGACTTGATCACAAGGGAATTTGTCCAAAGGGTATTTGAATATCAAGGGGAGTATGATTAATAATCCGCTGAGGGAGAAATGATTGTTGTGCAATGGTGTTTCACTGTTGAAGTGTTGAATGATTGATGCTTACTTGAAGAATACTTGTCAATTGAATGATTCaaattacactaaagtctatgaacaagGATAAgtgctttgaatagctagggcctacaCCCCGTACacaaagtcactctagacaagggtaggagaaatttcgtctcatcattcctcattacttaaggctcataaCGTGTAACCCTTatcatgattgacaagtgttgTTAGAGGCCTCTGATCATTTGATCTCGATGATGCCATGTTATTTATTGTATTGAGAAGACTTGACAATTGTTTGATACGAATTATGCTAAAGTCTACGAATGAGGGTGAATGCTTTGAATATCTAGGGCCTACGCCCCATATGCAAAGTCACTCTAGGCAAGGGTAGGAGAAACTttgtctcatcattcctcattgCTTAAGGCTTATAGCTTACAATTTGAATTGCACTtgtcaagtgttgataccttTGATGTGCTTGAGAAGTAGGCCACTTTGCTAGATATACTTAACtgatgttgacttgaagtcttgaacttgcatttgaaccttgaggtcttgagctcctGAGATTTAGCATATCCACAATACCTTAAGCATAATGAACTTTCCATATCAAGTaatcaagggtcttttgatcacttgaataggcttGGGGCTTACAACACAATTAGAAAATCTCATGTTGGAGTTTGTTTGAGGTTTATGATTCTGTTAACAATATGTTATAACTGTTAGCAATGTTAGTTAGAAATTCAGCTTAGATTGAAATGCCAATTAAACTTCATTTTCTGTTGTTATGTGAATACAGTTAGAGTATTAACTTCAGTTAGTTAAAAAATATGTTAGGATGATTTTTGTTAGAATGAGTGCTTTGTTCTGTCAAAACGTTAGCTCTTGTTTACAGTTCCAATTCGGTTAGCTAGTTAGTTTGGATGGAAAGTTGTTACTTTGTTAGTTTCCCCAGTGTTAAATAGTTAAATGTGATCACTTGCTTAATTTGTTGTGGTATTGGCTTGGAatttaaaattgatttggattGAATTGGAAGTTGATTTAGTTTTGAATTTGGTTTTGTTATTTATTGTTTCCAACTGTTTAGATTTTGACAAGTGAATGTGATAGTATTTGATCTTGTGCAGGATGCAAATGATATTGGTAAAGGTCCATGACATGCTACAGACCATGCATTTCTAGAGTTAATAAAATATATCTTATGTTGCCATGCTGACGCAGGCGTGTTGCCATAGTACTGCTTAATGAACCTTATTTAAGTTGTGATTGCATGTTTTGACCTTCACATTGCCACCGTGGTCCATATTACCACCTTTATTAGCGTCATGTCCCGTAAAGTTGCAAGCTGCCATGTTACAATTGTGATGGCATCAAGCCAGTCAATAAAATCTTGAATTCCCTATGCCTTGGTGCATATGTAAACGACACGCCCGAGACAAAAGTAGGCCATTAGGAGTTTATCTTCCATGGCTGCTCCTTCACATGTAAAGGTAACATCCTCATCACATAAACCATGCCAATATGGAAACTATGATCATTGATTGAAATAATTAGTATAGTAATGATTAATTTTACAGCTGATTACGCAATGGTGTTTTACAGGTTTTAGATTTGGGCTTCTCGGGCTTCTTGGTTTGTTTTCTATGTTTAGACTGGTTTAGTGTGATGGCTTAGTGAGGACTGATGTACCAATTCTGTTATGATGTTGCACTAAGGTTGGTTGGCTATGACATTCAGGTGAAATGCAAGATTCTTGGAGGCGTACCATGAGGATGATGGTGGCTGACGGCAGATTGATGGCCCAAAGTTCCTTCTCTCAATTGATCCCATGTAAATGCTTATTTGCCATGATATGGGATGTAATAGAACTTATATTCAAGGTTCAATTGTAATTCAATTTTTTGTATCCATTTGGTTAAAACTCTTGGTTGTCTTGCCAAATCAATATGTGAAAAATTCTAATATCATAAGATGCATTTCTCTTTAAATTAATCTTCAAATGCTTGATAAATGCAAATGGAAAAGAATCCATGATAGACAAAATTGATAAATTCAACATAAGCGGCTAATGACTGATATGACCATGAAATGGACCATGGTTTATGGCAATTTGTAAGGCACATCAAAATAAAGGAAAAGAGCGATCCAAAATGTAGcggaattaaaaaaaaaaaactcctttagtgatccttatgaatggacatgatcagtgatagaagtgttacctcttgtggcgattgaaacctttgatgcagatctacggagcgatcaacgcgatcacgaacgttgaatggtgacaacgcatctactcagtccacacgaacgaattccttcaatctcagtactagctgctacgaatgaaggttttgagtgagagagagagagagagaaacgaaattgcaactgcacaaatgcttctgcacaagggttctatttatataaccacttgtgtgctccaagctaaaaagtccacttaagtgtatgtggctcatatcttataatatgtcaaaatcacttaagcgtgtggtaccttaccatatttcatattctacttaaatacaccgtaccttacgatgttctacaattcacttaagtgcaccgtaccttacggtgtttcttagttactctatctctcatcaatccgtccttttgtgtgtgaccatgtaggttttcgcggcattggcaattatattaaaccacgtatttaacataataaacagtgagcggtatctagcaacatatcactgctacccaagacacgaaaatgtcatgtgatctgacaaatccttttgtgataatacttacatgtgcaattacccttttgcccttatgtctatattgaacacaaagcataaatcgtgtcatccttgtctagttcaatattgggcccgtagacatttatcctgttacgcaagatggaaaaattccatctaggtcactcatgtccctcagcatgcttagggaagtacccatcaactgtctttatggttatccagttacggacaatgtttgatcagcaataaggcactcgactatacatctagggtccatagtggtttcaggtcgaagggtggtatacaccattatcaccatgagaataaattatgacactttgtataacattctatatagtattctaatagcggatcaatccagtataaatattactcttaatattcatacctatgtttaagacttgataactccttatccatgatccatgagatgtgatcatcagtctatatacataatagtcttaatgatttaatgttatcccacttcacaatactttaagaatagtgtccttatgtttaatataatctcatgattaagtcacacttgatatattaaacggactagctattctagggactttattaaacaaacataataaaaaaagccttttattattaataaataattcgatacaagtatcaaaagtattgatctctagggtttacaccaacaatctcccactagcactagagccaatcaggcatacccctaatgtccatagatctagtatgaccatcatgcttctgctgcgcaaaAGGCTTTatcagtgggtcaacaatattgtcaagtgtaggtactctgcatattttcacatctcctttatctattatctctcgaatgaggtgataacgtctaagtatgtgtttggatcgttggtgagatctaggctcc containing:
- the LOC127080331 gene encoding secreted RxLR effector protein 161-like — its product is MSLMEELSYFLRIQIKKLNEGTFMCQTKYCNELLKRFGMEDAKSNDTSMPTNGNLERNENGKDVDVKKYRGMVGSLLYLTSFRTYIMFSMCMCTHYQSAPKESYLKAVRRIIRYLHGTSKYRFYYSNENDCNLVGYTDSNFFGCKSDRKSTSGTCHMFSNSLVSWHNKKQVFVVLSTDEVEYVVAGSCCDQILWLKQKLLGFDIKL